A stretch of the Desulfobacterales bacterium genome encodes the following:
- a CDS encoding ABC transporter ATP-binding protein: MLEVEGIHTYYGHIHALRDVSVNVEEGEIVTIIGANGAGKSTMLKTTSGLLRPRKGSIRLNGEDLTQLRPHKIVAKGVVQVPEGRRIFGTLTVMENLEMGAFISKDSQKNKDNLEHVLELFPRLKERSKQVAGTLSGGEQQMLAMGRALMANPKVLLLDEPSMGLAPVLVDDIFETIKQLHAAGTTILLVEQNARIALQVASRGYVLQSGSVVLSDSAENLEKNEMVREAYLGE; the protein is encoded by the coding sequence ATGCTTGAAGTTGAAGGAATCCACACCTATTACGGACATATTCACGCTCTCAGGGATGTGTCGGTAAACGTCGAAGAGGGCGAGATTGTAACCATCATCGGCGCCAACGGTGCGGGTAAAAGCACCATGCTCAAAACCACCAGTGGCCTGTTAAGACCCCGTAAAGGTTCGATTCGCTTGAACGGTGAGGACCTCACCCAGCTTAGGCCCCACAAAATCGTCGCAAAAGGCGTGGTCCAGGTGCCTGAGGGCCGCCGTATTTTTGGAACCCTGACGGTTATGGAAAATCTGGAAATGGGCGCCTTTATCAGCAAAGACAGCCAAAAGAACAAAGACAACCTGGAGCACGTGCTGGAGCTTTTCCCGCGGCTTAAGGAGCGCAGCAAACAGGTGGCCGGCACTCTCTCCGGCGGTGAGCAGCAAATGCTGGCCATGGGCCGTGCCCTGATGGCAAACCCCAAGGTGCTTTTGCTGGATGAGCCTTCCATGGGGCTTGCACCGGTGCTGGTTGATGACATTTTTGAAACCATTAAGCAGTTACACGCTGCCGGAACCACCATTTTGCTGGTGGAGCAAAACGCGCGCATCGCCTTACAGGTGGCCAGCCGCGGCTATGTGCTGCAATCGGGCTCGGTGGTGCTGAGCGATAGCGCCGAAAACCTGGAGAAAAATGAAATGGTCCGCGAGGCCTATTTAGGTGAGTAA
- a CDS encoding ABC transporter ATP-binding protein has protein sequence MPTDAKEIMLKIESLDTFYGKAQILFDMALEVHRGEVNVLLGRNGAGKTTTLKSIMGIVSPKSGTITFKDQAIQGLPPFNICALGLGYVPEDRRIFSRLTILENLEVGRQPPREGLEPWTAERLFELFPNLGERRNQPGGNLSGGEQQMLTIARTLMGNPEMIILDEPSEGLAPVIVEQLVRTIQRLKSEGVSILLAEQNLSFARSVCDRAYIVYQGSIYHESDIDHLSQEAYEKYCAL, from the coding sequence ATGCCAACAGACGCGAAAGAGATCATGCTAAAGATAGAATCCCTTGACACCTTTTATGGCAAGGCCCAGATATTATTCGATATGGCCCTTGAGGTCCATCGTGGTGAAGTCAATGTTTTACTTGGCCGCAATGGTGCCGGCAAAACAACCACCTTAAAGTCCATAATGGGTATCGTCTCGCCTAAAAGTGGTACCATTACTTTCAAAGATCAAGCGATCCAGGGGCTGCCGCCATTTAATATTTGTGCCCTGGGATTGGGTTACGTACCCGAAGACCGGCGCATCTTTTCCAGGCTGACCATTCTGGAGAATCTTGAAGTCGGCAGACAGCCGCCGCGTGAAGGTCTTGAGCCCTGGACAGCCGAGCGCCTGTTTGAGTTGTTTCCGAATTTAGGCGAACGACGCAATCAGCCCGGCGGCAACCTTAGCGGTGGCGAGCAGCAGATGTTAACCATTGCCCGCACACTGATGGGCAATCCCGAAATGATTATTTTAGATGAACCCTCCGAGGGGCTGGCGCCGGTGATTGTCGAACAACTGGTCCGCACCATTCAACGACTCAAGTCCGAGGGCGTGTCCATTTTACTGGCTGAACAGAACCTGAGTTTTGCCCGCAGTGTGTGCGATCGCGCTTATATTGTCTATCAGGGCAGTATCTACCATGAAAGCGACATCGACCATCTCTCTCAGGAAGCATACGAAAAATACTGCGCGCTATAG
- a CDS encoding ABC transporter ATP-binding protein, which yields MAEILTVQNLYKAFGGVKAVVDVSFSLESGQMLAMIGPNGAGKSTCFNLINGQLRPDHGEIVIMGNKINGSKPRDVWNLGVGRTFQVTSTFASMSVLENVQMALLSYHKRTKSLSKPVRQLYVDESMALLNMLGIADQADRACGVMAYGDLKRVELAVALANKPKLLLMDEPTAGMGRAEAQNLMELTTDIVRSQDMGALFTEHDMDVVFNHADHIIVLSRGELLAEGSPAEVQVNEKVKEIYLGSGQTTGAPKDVP from the coding sequence ATGGCAGAGATTTTAACAGTTCAAAATCTGTATAAAGCTTTTGGCGGCGTCAAAGCCGTTGTCGATGTCAGTTTTAGTCTGGAAAGCGGACAAATGCTTGCCATGATCGGGCCTAACGGGGCCGGGAAATCCACCTGTTTTAATCTCATCAACGGGCAACTGCGACCGGACCACGGCGAGATTGTCATCATGGGCAATAAGATCAATGGCAGCAAACCCAGAGATGTCTGGAATCTTGGGGTCGGACGTACCTTTCAGGTGACCTCTACGTTTGCTTCCATGTCGGTGCTTGAAAACGTTCAGATGGCTCTTCTTTCCTATCACAAGCGCACCAAATCCCTTTCAAAACCGGTCAGGCAACTTTATGTGGATGAATCCATGGCATTGCTCAACATGCTGGGCATCGCCGATCAAGCCGACCGGGCCTGCGGTGTCATGGCCTACGGAGACCTGAAACGAGTGGAGTTGGCTGTTGCACTGGCCAATAAACCTAAATTACTGCTCATGGATGAACCCACAGCGGGTATGGGTCGGGCTGAGGCCCAAAACCTGATGGAATTGACAACAGATATTGTGCGCTCGCAAGATATGGGTGCTTTATTCACTGAACATGACATGGATGTGGTCTTTAATCATGCCGATCACATCATTGTCTTAAGCCGAGGAGAGCTGTTGGCCGAGGGCTCTCCGGCTGAAGTGCAGGTCAACGAAAAAGTCAAAGAGATCTATCTGGGAAGTGGCCAAACCACCGGTGCACCAAAGGATGTACCGTAA
- a CDS encoding ABC transporter permease, protein MGFYLVQFLTGLSDASALFLVACGLSLIFGVLRIVNLAHGSFYMLGAYIAYFLIATLPQGAIFFWAGILLAALIVGLVGVVLEMFLLRRLYRAPELFILFATFGVVLIIQDLSRWLFGAEDILGQQAPGVAGSIDIMGVLFPQYDLVLIMMAPLVLVGLWLLLYRTRWGILVRAATEDREMSDALGVNQSRLFTGVFFLGSCLAGLGGAVQLPKGGANLLMDLNIIAAAFVVVVVGGMGSIPGSYLAAVIIGVLSAFGVLVFPESTLVLTFLVMAVVLIVRPHGLLGSAEIRGHDESKTSAAMLKPASKKIKLLGLALLVALVFLPIFIGSFGLVLLTEIAVLALACMSLYFMMGPGGMVSFGHAAFFGGGAYAAALMVHYAQTPMELALLLAPLFAGLLALIIGWFCVRLSGVYLAMLTLAFAQICWSIVFQWGAFSGGDDGILGIWPSAWASEKVVFYYLTMVLCIGGILLLRYFIFTPFGYTLRACRDSALRVDSIGINMRRYQWLAFTLAGVFAGLAGGLYVFSKGSVFPDVMAIPRSFDFLFMILLGGIETLFGPVAGSAAFTWLRDKIARFDFWQLVLGGIFILLVVAFPQGIAGSIHNRFGKYFED, encoded by the coding sequence TTGGGTTTCTACCTTGTACAGTTTCTGACCGGACTATCAGATGCATCTGCTCTTTTTTTGGTTGCCTGCGGCCTCTCTTTGATTTTTGGTGTTTTACGGATTGTTAATCTGGCCCACGGTTCGTTCTACATGCTGGGCGCATATATCGCCTATTTTTTGATCGCTACCTTACCTCAGGGGGCGATTTTCTTTTGGGCCGGGATTTTGTTGGCAGCCCTGATTGTGGGATTGGTCGGCGTTGTTTTGGAAATGTTCCTGTTAAGGCGCTTGTACCGCGCACCGGAGCTCTTCATTCTTTTTGCAACCTTTGGCGTGGTTTTAATCATTCAGGATCTGTCTCGTTGGCTCTTTGGTGCTGAGGATATTCTTGGGCAACAGGCACCGGGAGTTGCCGGCAGTATTGATATAATGGGCGTTTTATTCCCGCAATATGATCTTGTCCTGATTATGATGGCGCCGTTAGTTTTAGTTGGGCTCTGGTTGTTGTTATATCGAACACGCTGGGGCATTTTGGTTCGGGCGGCCACAGAAGATCGCGAAATGTCGGACGCTCTGGGGGTAAATCAAAGCCGTCTTTTCACCGGTGTGTTTTTTCTGGGCTCATGTCTGGCGGGACTGGGCGGCGCCGTACAGCTTCCTAAAGGAGGAGCAAATCTGCTGATGGATTTAAACATCATTGCGGCGGCTTTTGTCGTTGTGGTGGTCGGCGGAATGGGCAGCATACCCGGTTCCTACCTGGCAGCAGTCATTATTGGTGTGCTCAGTGCTTTTGGTGTGCTGGTTTTTCCGGAAAGTACCTTAGTTTTGACATTTCTGGTCATGGCCGTAGTGCTCATCGTGCGGCCCCACGGTTTGTTGGGCAGTGCTGAAATCAGGGGGCATGACGAATCAAAAACTTCTGCTGCGATGCTAAAACCCGCATCCAAAAAAATAAAGTTACTGGGTCTGGCGCTCCTGGTTGCCTTAGTGTTCCTGCCCATATTTATAGGCTCCTTTGGATTGGTGCTGCTTACTGAAATTGCTGTTTTGGCGCTAGCCTGTATGAGCCTGTATTTTATGATGGGCCCCGGTGGGATGGTGTCCTTCGGGCATGCGGCCTTTTTCGGAGGCGGTGCCTATGCTGCTGCTTTGATGGTGCACTATGCGCAAACGCCCATGGAGTTGGCCTTGTTGCTGGCACCATTATTCGCAGGGCTGCTGGCCCTGATTATCGGGTGGTTTTGCGTTCGGTTGTCGGGTGTTTATCTGGCAATGCTCACGCTGGCATTTGCTCAAATTTGCTGGTCGATTGTGTTTCAATGGGGTGCGTTTAGCGGCGGGGATGACGGGATCCTGGGCATCTGGCCATCAGCCTGGGCCAGCGAAAAGGTCGTTTTTTACTATCTGACCATGGTGCTGTGTATCGGCGGCATTCTGCTATTGCGTTATTTTATATTTACGCCATTTGGATATACCCTGCGTGCCTGCCGGGATTCTGCGCTCAGGGTGGATTCTATTGGGATCAACATGCGACGGTACCAGTGGCTGGCGTTTACTTTGGCCGGTGTGTTTGCCGGACTTGCCGGGGGGCTCTATGTCTTTTCAAAGGGCAGTGTATTTCCGGATGTAATGGCCATTCCACGATCTTTTGATTTTTTGTTTATGATTCTGCTGGGCGGTATCGAGACCCTTTTTGGACCGGTGGCTGGTTCGGCCGCCTTTACGTGGCTGCGAGATAAAATCGCACGCTTTGATTTTTGGCAGCTGGTTCTTGGCGGGATCTTTATTTTGCTTGTGGTGGCCTTCCCACAGGGAATTGCCGGCTCCATTCATAATCGCTTCGGCAAGTATTTTGAGGATTAA